The sequence below is a genomic window from Pecten maximus chromosome 14, xPecMax1.1, whole genome shotgun sequence.
ATGTTCTGAAGTTCAGTCGGTGTGGACGACAATctcaatacatgtactttaatgtCATGCCAATCAATTTGAAATGTTCTAAGCCAGTCTCTACCAAACAATGCTGGGCCTTGTTGCGGTACTACTAACAGATTCTTTGTTGCTGTCTGATTGTACAGGTTAACCGAAACGCGTATCTCACCAAGGGGTTTGATATTTTCTCCAGAGTAGGTCTTCAACCTTATTGTGGTCTCATGTAGTGGTATATGACAGAAATGTTCCTTGTACAAGTCCTGAGAAATCAATGTGACTGTACTTCCTGTATCGAGTTCCATGTCTATCATTGTTCCCTCAATATTTGGTCTGATACGGATAGGATCAGGGCGTCCATGCTCCATTCGATTGATGTAGTACAATGGTTCTTCTGGGTTAAGGTCATCGTCACTTCCCTCTTTGACATATTTCACATGTTTATGTTCTCGTTTTTTAGACAAGCATGCTTTTTTCGATATGCCCTTTCTTAGAACAATACCGACATATTGTGGATATGAACGTGCATGTACTGGCATCATGGGTACCTTCACATCGAAAACATTTCTTGTAATGTTTAGGACTTTGTGTGGAGTTAGTAGACCTATCACTGTTTTTGCGAGAAAAGTGTTTACCATGGCTCTGTTTATTACCACTGTAGTGTgcctttattttgtttacaggCGTTgctttgtcattatgtgatcgTTGGAGTTCAACTGCGTCCTTCCCTGCCGTTTCCATGGCAACCGAAGTCTGAATAGCAGTGTCTAATGTTAGTGTCGTTTCAGCTAGAAGTTTACGTTGAATAGCTTCCTGGCGTAAACCACAAACTAGGCGATCCCTTATTGTGATCTGGAGGGTATCTCCAAAATTACAATGAATTGATAACTTGCGTAATTCTGCTACATAAGTCATAACATCTTCACCAGGGCGCTGTTCTCTCTTATGAAAGCGAAACCTCTCCGCTATCTCGGATGGTTTGGGATTTAAATGTTTATCTAGCAGGGCTATAATATCATCGTATCCCGTATCTAATGGTTTAGCTGGGGCCAGTAGATTCTTCAGCAACCCATACGTTTTAGGACCAATCAAACTAAGCAGCGAGGCCACTTTGATTTCTGGTTTGACGCCATTTGCAATAAAACACACCTCGACCCGTTCGGTGTATGACTCCCAACTTTCGATCGATTCATCAAAAATACCGACCTTTCCAACGCCTCCTTTAGCCATTGTGTTTTGCAGGTTCGTTTGTAGCTCGTCGCCAATTTGTGTTATGTTCCCAGGGGGAGTATTAATAAGAGGAATCCAAGAAGGAAACTGTCTGGCTCTCATAATCAACACAACACGTGGAGTCCATATTGTCGAACTACTTTTATTAATCAAACAGTGCGTATTCATACGCGAGGCGTGTATAACATAATAACCGTATATCCGGAATGGACTCTTTATATAATTAGCGTGGCTAACTGGCTATTCAAATACACAACAGTTTCTTGTTCTGTATAACGTGATATCTAGATACAGTCTACTCGAATCTAAATCTAAAGGTTGAAGATTTCATTTTCTCCGCgtaaattttgtcaaaatattcattttgtGTCACAGTAAAATGGTTCTTCCAGTCACCAACTTCAcctaaaaaagtaaaaaaaaaaaaaattaaataacgAAAACAACATCATCGTTATATAAATACGATGCAGTACATTTTATTACAACGCATCCCCCCtctttattttgtaatttctcGTCATACTTTATCTGATGACATTCATCAGTGTTTGTAATTGACTATCAACTTTCTATATACAAACCTGACCTGACTAGTACTTCATAAAATCTGGGGAGACTCATACTAAATCCGAGCGAATTACAGATTGATGTATTAATTAAGGAACACCCCCAAATCATATCATGGCTATGTCAAGCATGTCTGGATCCTCGAAAACTCAACAAATATGAACGGAGCTTCCAATATCTCCTGGAAAGCAATACAACATACCAGAGAGATCCCTGAACCGtgcaacaaaaataaaaaaaaactgattacATAAATACAGTAGATAAATAAAAGGTGTCAAATTATTATAACCGTGGCAAAGAACACAGACAAATCCCCTAGGTACACATACCACAGCACAACAGCATGTGACTGTTCGGACAACACCACCTAATCCTTCCACAAGAACCTTTCAAGTGTTACAACAGAATAAAAAGGCTACAAATATCTAAAAGGGTGTCTCAAAGTAAACAACACCACAGCTTCATCCAGCTTTAACAACAAATGATGCTTATCCTCCATATCATGTACACATGACATTTCATTCAGAGAACCACGGGATTTGTAACATCCCGCTCGTACACCCGATCTCTTTCCTTCTTCCGCTTATGTTATACAGACATCACCCTACAATATCTGACCTCCTCCGGTAAATAACAGTTATTCTGACTCGCACTCTGGCAGTACTTGAACTCGCTCATTAAAACCATGCCATTAGGACTTTAGGAATATCAAAGTCATGTAATTCGTCGAAGAAGAACAATGTCTCAAACATCGATATATCCACGTATTGAAGAACTCATCTGCAATTGGTTGTGGCCTCCCATCATAGAACCGAAGCGAGCAGAATTAAAACAGCATCTCTTATCTACATATGCAGGAGACGAAAAAGCAACCTCCGATGATAACACGTTTAAAAATAATGGAGCCCATATACAGCGAATGCCACATTCTATTGActataagggagataattccaCACCTAAGATATGATCATATACGCTTTACAGTAGTCGTGGCGTACAATTTTACATCCCATAATAGGTCAAAAGTTTGTAAGGCATGCCCTTCTTCACTAAGCTCTGCCCTGATCATTTTTCACAACTTTCCTTTTAAAACTTATATATGTTGTTCGAATTTTAAAAAAGGATCGACTGGACAACCAGAAGGGCAGACCTGTTAGAATGTTTACTACCATCTAATTTCTTGAGAGAATTTTATAAGATCAATTACACaccattttaaaaacatttttaatccTTTTCGAGTGTATTCATCACGGGCTGTTATTCGGGTTGGACGAGGACTTGGAGCACTCGAAAAGGGAGTTCCTCATGGATTTATTTAAGGACCCTTCATACttcatgtttttgtttcaaaatactattattgttatatttataagaGCATCTTCTACAATTATGCAGGCAATAACAAACTGTTACATAATGACGCTGATCAGGTTCACTTTAAGAATGCACCTGAAGAGGAGAGCAATAATTTTATCAAGTGGTTCGAGGAAAATTGTATGAGGAGCCGATGGTGATAACAGACTCGTAATAGATCATTCCTCTATAATATTAAGGGCAATATGTTACACTATACAGAAAAGTTTGACTTTCATTCACCTAACATTTACAAGAAAGCATCTAAACACCTATTTATTTTATAAGGATTCGCTGTAATCTAAGCAATCAGGGTAAATGATAAATTCGAAATCTTTTATGCTATCCAATTTTAATGTTTGTCCTCAAATTGGGGATTTTTTCACAACACTTACAAACTTTAGAGAAAACCATCTTATGCAATATAAACATAATGATATTCATGACTAGTGATGTTACCTCTGTAACCCCGGATAATTATGGAACCTTTTAACATTTGGTTTCTTCTTTTTGTCACCTCAGGAATTAAAGACGGCTTGGGCTACGAAGAGTAAGAACAACAAGGTATTGTCTGAAATAATTCCGCTTCGAGGCCGCCCAGGTGTGGAAATGTCTGCCGAACAATTTGAGGAAGGTGGATAATTATCCAGACTGCTACACATCTGAGATGGCTCTGTTTACAGCTCACTATCGTATTACGTATTCAACAATTTCGTCTTTTGGTAACTGACGGTCTTTACCAAGGGCCCTGCCCATGTTCATAACAAATAAACGGAGAACTATGGATAACCTCCACTGAACTGATAGCGACGTTGTGAAGCTCGGGTTTCAAAACTCTAATATATCAAAGAGGATATTGATAACATTTTGGCCATTGTGGACACGAGACAGAAACAGTAGATAAGTAATGCAATTGTCATACTCTTTAGACCGTACTCGAGTTCGGTCAGAAATAAACACAGAGGAGGAGGTTTTATATCGTTTAAGACCTGAATGATAACACGTTAATTTGCATTTTGAGAATGATACTTATTCCATATATGACCCAGATTTGTGTGTCGGATGTCGTTAATGAAGACGTTTTCTCTCTCGGACACATGGTCTTATTTTCCATGTACTTTTTCAGTGGTACCCATGTGAGTCTAtaatttgtcaatattttgacctcgtttttatcgattttgagttggaataatggtttcgttattatgttgtGGCGTTCGACATTTAGAGAGAAAACAACTAGATATTACTTCGGTAAATAAATTGAGCAACATATCATCTCCAAATGAATTAAGTTAAATGTCAGTGCGACCTTATCCTGGTACGTATATAGTTGATTTTATTAGTTTGGATGGCCTAATCAATAGACATTTGTGATTACGGACATAATCATCTTATTCCATTGGGCCTGTTAGGtcaattgttttctttaaacaaaTCACAGTAAAAGGTCATACAGGATTTAAACGCATTATACAACCGATCCCACTTTGGTCGCCATCTTCCACTTAATTAAAGaggggcattcctttgtttAAATAAACTCTAAGTGGTCataattaaacttactggaaaataagtattttccaagtagtaaaagttataatctttacattaatacggcagtGTTACTCTCAAGATCAATCAAAGGTTCTTggagtattaagtcctgaaaattcttaattcgacccgagGTATCACTAATTCCCGCAAAGACATACAGACcgtatttgtataatatacgGTTTTTGTCGGTatatttcggcgttaatttcattacatgtggCCACACACTTATATAGTCATCGTTATGACATACATTTCATCAAATGAAATGATGCAAtgttctgatgtccgaacgaaggaatgcccctttaatcaagaaaaatgataaaataataatagcAGTTTGATTTCGGTCGATACATCGTTATATTAACTTACTAAAAATCCTATGTTTGTAAACTAGTAGTATCAACACCCTGTTAACGATGACGTCAGAGgattaatgtacaaatatatcaagTCTGGCATTACTTTATGTTGATGGATGTCGTCatgataataaacatatataatataatcatatacatacagtaaaacagtGACACTTTTTGTAATGAGCCAATGTAATAGTGATACAAAACTCAAATTAATGAGCTACGTCACAGTTAccaatgtaaaaatatatactaACCTTTCCTATAGATCGGTAGTAGGGGATCGTTTGAAACCACTTTGATGAATCCTTGATCCTGCGGTTTAACGTCACCCCTGATAGTTTTGACCATGGTTGAAAACGTGCATTTGTTAGTGACTTCTTTGAGGTAGGACACATCGTACGTCACGCTAAGGAACGTCGCTATCTCCGTGACGCTAGAGAGCAGGTCCTGAAGGTCAAGTATATATGCAAAGAAGATtataaaaatatagataataaGGTCATTTGAGGTCAGTACATCAAGGTTAAGTacacaaatgtaaataataatgtCAGTAGAAGTCACTACATGAAGACAtagaatataatgaaaataattaagTTAACTGATGTCATTACACAATCATGAAGCATGCAATTATAAATAATCACGTCAGCTGAGGTCGGTACTCAAAGATGaagtatacaaatgtaaatttttaGGTCAGCTTGGGTCGGTACTCAAAGATGGAATTCACAAATGTAGATAATTAGGTCAGCTGGGTCAATAAACAAAGATGGAGTACACAAATGTTAATAATAAGGTCAGCTGGGGGTCAGTATTCAAAGATAGAATTCACAAATGTAAATAGTTAGTTCAGCTGGGGTCAGTAAACAAGGaataagtatacaaatataaataactaGGATGAAGATAAGATgtagtatcaatatatatatcagctgaAATCAGTACACTAAGGTGTAGTATAAATATTAAGGTCAGACGAGGtcactttcttcttccttatgtctcccttgacaatgcctaacttttggcctttagttgagagttcacccctgtgaggaaggctttgggttctgtcccctagccgagacataccagagtctttaagaatggtagttgctactcctgcttagcgctcagcatattaggagggggacgactggtttgcccgttgtcggtataatgtgaccgtgtggtgtgtgctgctgggtgtcttcggcagtatgcttcagtaaggtaacactataaatcggcaaaagttccggcctatcacaaggagacttcacacgaacataccacagcttcccaaaacacacatacgcactcaccacacgcatgcatgtcccgcgcacgggaggccgtccttaaatgaccgtaaaccaaaccaaaccagacgAGGTCAGTAAGAACATTGAGGTCAGACGAGGTCAGTACATAAAGATGTAGTATAAAAATTGAGGTCAGACGAGTTCAGTTCACAAAGATGTAGTATAAATATTAAGGTAAGACGAGGTCAGTACAAaagatgtacattgtacatgtagtataattATCAATGTCAGACGAGGTCAGTACACAAACCTGTAGTATAAATATTAAGGTAAGACGAGGTCAGTACAGAAGATGTAGTATAAATATTAAGGTCAGACGAGGTCAGTACAGAAGATGTAGTATAAATATTAAGGTCAGACGAGGTCAGTACAAAAGACATAGTGTAAATATTAAGGTCAGACGAGGTCAGACGAGGTCAGTACACAAAGAGAAGGAATGACGTTCTGgttgatatacaaaatatatctaaaataaaaataaactgaTAAAGGAGGACCATGGAAGCACATTTTGGATATACAAAGGTGCCACCTGGTGAGGAAATAGATACAGGATAATCTAGccaataatatacatatttcttgACATGGTGTGTTGTAACATGACACATTCACTACTTTATATCCAATgaccgtcattgttacagtaatGGTGTCGTTAGCTCACCTGCTTCATGTCCTCGTACAAAAGGTGCATGATGTTATCTCCTTTGTAAGTTTGTAGCGTGCGTTCCCAGTCAAGGAAGGTATCGAACCAGGACCCGTAAAACACTGAACGAAAAATAGTCAGAAGATTTAAACCAGTAAAACACAAAGATGGCCAGCAGACTATTAAAAACATATAAAGCAATAGTCACAAAGTAATATTAGACAGATTAATTAAAGCACGTGTTTTTATCTACATTTAGCACATAAAAGAATGAACATAGATGTATCCGAAAACCTTATCAAACACATGGTTTTACGTATATAATTACAAACTTTTCGGACAGAATTATCGCCGTTCTTCCATATGCTTCACAAAAACGTAGGTGTCGTTCAAAGGAATCGTATACACCAATCTCACGTGTGTATTTATACATACTCTATTCGGGTCTACATTAATAATCCGAAACAAAGCTTTCTAGGTTTACCTGTGAAGTGATACTGTAGCGTGAATGTAAATATTCGCATATGAATAAATCGACCTTCGTCCTTGGTCAGTActtatttcgtccttctaaaaTTCGATAGGAAAGTTGTCCTTTGTCCCTGGTTGTGCACAATAAGATAGCCGACAGGCGACGATTTAGAAATTGGTAATTGGAGTTTGCTATCAATATGTATCATTAAGTTCTCCATGAAAGTTTCTCCAATTTTGTATGTGTTTTCTTTGGTCTTTagttgtatatatttcattcttAGAGTGATTGGGAAATAAAATGACTGGCAGTCGATAATTTCTAATTTTGActattaaagtttgttatcaccTTTCGCCGAAAGTTCTTGGTGGATCTTTCCGAAATTTCCTACGTAGGTTACTCTTGGTTAGTTGTTGtgtatattgaattttgagactaattgaaaataaaaatgacccACTAGGTGTACAGTTGAGATTTCGCAGTTGAAATCCTTTATTACtattttcaaatttcttctAGATCATTTTAATTTGATAGTGGCAGTATCTTATCGCTGTATCTCAGATAGTTCTACAtggatctctctcaaatttcatatcaaaAGGGAAAGAACAATATATCAGAAAAGTAGAGGACTGACCAGTCTTACACAGTGCCGATTGAGTTGTGTCAATGTTGTGCCCCAAGATCTCTTGTTTTATAACCGAAGTCTAAATAACCACTAGTGTACGGTATGAATATTGTGTGATTATATCggagatacatatataacaacgTTATACGTACTGTTTCCATCCAAATAAAACTTCAGGAAGCCGTCCCAGGATCCTTTAAATGCGGATtggtttattttcatcaaaaaatgATAAAGAGACACCGCCGCGTCTTTCGGATTTCGAGACACAACCACGACTTTTCCTTTCCCCTCTCTGACCTGGCGAGGGAGGCGGTCAAAGGTCATATGGGAGGCTAATATTCTCGGAGACGGTAACTTTTCCAGGAAGTCCACTTCGTTGTAGTCCAAGAAATGCGGAGATCCAATATAGTCGGATGTTCCCGTCCGGAGCATGCTGGCGATCGAGGATATCCAGTGGGTCCCTGACAAAATAACGTTCAGAAGTGCCAATTAATTAGAAATGTTATGAAACATTTACTTCAGGTCAGTACATACCTATGTGAATCATAGTTTCTGCATCATGCATTTATGACATTTCGGCGGCTATATTTAATCTTCCAGTATTACGATACAACTAAGATTCCTGGATAAACCGTAACAATAGGATAGCATATCTGCTTACACAACCTCACAGGTGAAGTGTTAATATGATGGAATGTCTGCTTACACAACCTCACAGCTGTAGTGTTAATATGATGGAATGTCTGCTTATACAACCTCACAGCTGTAGTGTTAATATGATGGAATGTCTGCTTACACAACCTCACAGCTGTAGTGTTAATATGATGGAATGTCTGCTTATACAACCTCACAGCCGTAGTGTTAATATGAAAGAATGTCTGCTTACACAACCTCACAACCGTAGTGTTAATATGAAAGAATGTCTGCTTACACAACCTCACAGCTGTAGTGTTAATAGGATAGGATGTCTGCTTACACAACCTCACAACCGTAGTGTTAATATGATGGAATGTCTGCTTACACAACCTCACAGCCGTAGTGTTAATAGGAAAGAATGTCTGCTTACACAACATCACAGCCGTAGTGTTAATATGATGGAATGTCTGCTTACACAACCTCACAGCTGTAGTGTTAATATGATGGAATGTCTGCTTACACAACCTCACAGCCGTAGTGTCAATAGGATGGGATGTCTGCTTACACAACCTCACAGCTGTAGTGTTAATATGATGGAATGTCTGCTTACACAACCTCACAGCTGTAGTGTTAATA
It includes:
- the LOC117342589 gene encoding uncharacterized protein LOC117342589; this encodes MAKGGVGKVGIFDESIESWESYTERVEVCFIANGVKPEIKVASLLSLIGPKTYGLLKNLLAPAKPLDTGYDDIIALLDKHLNPKPSEIAERFRFHKREQRPGEDVMTYVAELRKLSIHCNFGDTLQITIRDRLVCGLRQEAIQRKLLAETTLTLDTAIQTSVAMETAGKDAVELQRSHNDKATPVPMMPVHARSYPQYVGIVLRKGISKKACLSKKREHKHVKYVKEGSDDDLNPEEPLYYINRMEHGRPDPIRIRPNIEGTMIDMELDTGSTVTLISQDLYKEHFCHIPLHETTIRLKTYSGENIKPLGEIRVSVNLYNQTATKNLLVVPQQGPALFGRDWLRTFQIDWHDIKVHVLRLSSTPTELQNILDEHKAVFSEGIGKLKGIKGSITLEENAQPKFHKARLVPYTLKPKVEAELQRLEQQGIIIPVNHSKWAAPIVPVVKKSGQVRVCGDYKVTLNPVMKVEQYPLPRIEVIFSSLA
- the LOC117342600 gene encoding amine sulfotransferase-like translates to MCDYLEVSDSEGNCIRTKRYQGKPYVDIFVGNIEDHLDRLSCMEVREDDTFVLSYPKSGTHWISSIASMLRTGTSDYIGSPHFLDYNEVDFLEKLPSPRILASHMTFDRLPRQVREGKGKVVVVSRNPKDAAVSLYHFLMKINQSAFKGSWDGFLKFYLDGNMFYGSWFDTFLDWERTLQTYKGDNIMHLLYEDMKQDLLSSVTEIATFLSVTYDVSYLKEVTNKCTFSTMVKTIRGDVKPQDQGFIKVVSNDPLLPIYRKGEVGDWKNHFTVTQNEYFDKIYAEKMKSSTFRFRFE